Proteins co-encoded in one Marinobacter gudaonensis genomic window:
- the sodB gene encoding superoxide dismutase [Fe] has product MAFELPALPYEKNALEPHISQETLEYHYGKHHNTYVTKLNGLIEGTDNANKSLEDIIKSASGPLFNNAAQVWNHTFYWHCLSPNGGGEPTGAAKEAIEKAFGSFEDFKKEFNDKAANNFGSGWTWLVKKADGSVAILNTSNAETPLTGADKPVLTVDVWEHAYYIDYRNSRPNYLEAFWSLVNWDFVNENLA; this is encoded by the coding sequence ATGGCATTTGAACTTCCCGCACTGCCGTATGAAAAGAACGCACTGGAACCGCACATCTCTCAGGAAACGCTCGAGTACCATTACGGCAAGCACCACAACACCTACGTAACCAAGCTCAATGGCCTGATCGAAGGCACTGACAACGCCAACAAGTCGCTCGAGGACATCATCAAGAGCGCCAGCGGGCCGCTGTTCAACAACGCAGCCCAGGTCTGGAACCATACCTTCTACTGGCACTGCCTGAGCCCGAACGGCGGTGGTGAGCCCACAGGCGCCGCCAAGGAAGCCATTGAGAAAGCCTTCGGTTCTTTCGAGGACTTCAAGAAAGAATTCAACGATAAGGCTGCCAACAACTTCGGCTCTGGCTGGACCTGGCTGGTCAAGAAAGCCGACGGCAGTGTTGCCATTTTGAACACCAGCAACGCGGAGACCCCGCTGACCGGCGCCGACAAGCCGGTGCTGACCGTCGATGTCTGGGAACACGCTTACTACATCGACTACCGGAACTCCCGCCCGAACTATCTCGAAGCTTTCTGGAGCCTGGTGAACTGGGATTTCGTAAACGAAAACCTGGCCTGA
- a CDS encoding putative bifunctional diguanylate cyclase/phosphodiesterase, with translation MQNSFEVEHRLGSRILRWILAVALISGIVVSTIQVVLDARRVSAVLDNDARQTIAMIKDAATQAVFSIDADLAQQVVDGLFAKQSVHMARIVHPDGVPLGERSRPLLEAAFRPLTDPIFEDERQFREPLSREANPDTVYGYLDVHYDTAPVANTWLDRAAVTFASGIATALILGMVLFYVFHLLLTRPLLRIVASVKQVDPAHPDDRLVTTPSGHQSDELGLWVNATNNLLVAIGDSQKRHQEAEDRVSRLSRYDQLTGLPSRDTFMELLVRDIEEANKRDIQLSLIVCGIDDFKSINEQCGFRSGDLILQTIADRLTSKLDNARFTIARLGSDQFVIVEKGLRDGFQAADTADRILACISEPMLVEDQNIAMTATMGVALYPSDTGQADRLLQCAEQTMTLAKQNGHNHFQFYVASIDQEIRDRKQLEKDLAKALSNHQFHLVYQPQINLESKRVIGAEALLRWEHPIRGLVPPDLFIPVAEANGSIVEIGQWVLDQACWQAARWASDGTPLRIAVNLSAVQLRQNTIVEDVLDTLRRHNIPAGRLELEVTETSFMTNLSDAVAKLHRLHQAGISIAVDDFGTGYSSLTYLKQMPVQHLKIDKQFIRDLLVNEEDTRIANTIIDLGKSLNLSVVAEGVETAEQEYYLSQRGCKLAQGFYFSKPLSPRDFETFVKGFHQQIVENNA, from the coding sequence ATGCAGAATTCCTTTGAGGTAGAACATCGGCTGGGGTCACGGATACTGCGCTGGATTCTCGCCGTGGCCCTGATCAGCGGTATTGTCGTCAGCACCATACAGGTTGTGCTGGACGCCAGGCGCGTGTCCGCCGTACTCGATAATGATGCCCGCCAGACCATCGCAATGATCAAGGATGCTGCAACGCAGGCCGTCTTCAGTATTGATGCGGATCTTGCCCAGCAGGTCGTGGACGGGCTCTTCGCCAAGCAGTCCGTGCACATGGCCCGTATCGTCCATCCAGACGGCGTGCCCCTTGGTGAGCGGAGCCGTCCCCTGCTGGAAGCGGCCTTTCGCCCACTGACCGACCCGATTTTCGAGGACGAACGTCAGTTTCGCGAGCCTCTGTCCCGCGAGGCCAATCCGGACACGGTCTACGGCTACCTGGATGTCCACTACGACACCGCACCGGTCGCCAACACCTGGCTGGACCGGGCAGCTGTGACCTTCGCTTCCGGCATCGCCACCGCCCTGATACTGGGCATGGTGCTGTTCTATGTGTTCCACCTCCTGCTGACCCGCCCGCTGCTACGAATCGTTGCTTCGGTCAAACAAGTGGACCCGGCGCATCCGGACGACCGGCTGGTGACCACGCCCTCCGGGCACCAGAGTGACGAGCTGGGGCTTTGGGTCAACGCCACCAACAACCTGCTCGTTGCCATTGGCGACAGCCAGAAACGCCACCAGGAAGCCGAAGACCGGGTGAGCCGCTTGTCCCGTTATGACCAGCTCACCGGACTGCCCAGCCGCGACACGTTCATGGAGCTTCTGGTACGGGATATCGAGGAAGCCAACAAGCGCGACATCCAGTTGTCACTGATCGTTTGCGGCATTGATGACTTCAAATCCATCAACGAACAGTGCGGTTTCCGGTCCGGCGATCTTATCCTCCAGACCATTGCCGACCGGCTGACCAGCAAGCTCGACAACGCCCGCTTCACCATTGCGCGACTTGGCAGCGACCAGTTCGTTATTGTTGAGAAGGGCCTCCGGGATGGCTTCCAGGCGGCGGATACCGCTGACCGGATTCTGGCCTGCATCAGCGAGCCCATGTTGGTGGAAGACCAGAACATCGCCATGACGGCCACCATGGGTGTCGCCCTCTACCCGTCCGATACCGGACAGGCCGACCGGCTCCTCCAGTGTGCCGAGCAGACCATGACCCTGGCCAAACAGAACGGCCACAACCACTTCCAGTTCTACGTTGCCAGCATCGACCAGGAAATACGCGACCGGAAGCAGCTTGAGAAAGATCTGGCCAAGGCCCTGAGCAACCATCAGTTCCACCTCGTTTACCAGCCCCAGATCAATCTTGAGAGCAAACGGGTCATCGGCGCTGAAGCCCTGCTTCGCTGGGAACATCCGATCCGGGGCCTGGTTCCACCGGATCTGTTCATTCCCGTGGCAGAAGCCAACGGCTCCATTGTGGAGATCGGTCAGTGGGTGCTGGACCAGGCGTGCTGGCAGGCGGCACGATGGGCATCGGACGGCACGCCGCTTCGCATCGCGGTGAACCTGTCGGCGGTGCAACTGCGCCAGAACACGATCGTAGAAGACGTACTGGACACACTCCGACGACACAACATCCCGGCCGGACGCCTGGAGCTGGAAGTGACCGAGACCAGCTTCATGACCAATCTCTCCGACGCCGTCGCCAAACTACACCGGTTGCACCAGGCCGGCATCAGCATTGCGGTCGACGATTTTGGTACAGGCTACTCCTCACTGACCTACCTGAAGCAAATGCCGGTCCAGCACCTGAAAATCGACAAGCAGTTCATCCGCGACCTGCTGGTGAATGAAGAAGACACCCGAATTGCCAACACCATCATCGACCTGGGCAAAAGCCTCAACCTGTCCGTGGTCGCCGAGGGGGTGGAAACCGCCGAGCAGGAATATTACCTGAGCCAGCGAGGCTGCAAGCTGGCCCAGGGCTTCTATTTCAGTAAGCCGCTGTCGCCCCGCGATTTTGAGACCTTTGTAAAAGGTTTCCACCAACAGATTGTGGAAAATAACGCCTGA
- a CDS encoding LemA family protein: MGTTVIGLIVIAVVVFYLVFIYNRLVSLRNQFKNGFAQIDVQLQRRHDLIPNLVEAAKAYLSHEKSTLTQVMEARNNAVSAQKDAARDPGDGTKIQRLGSAENLLTKALANFYAVAENYPDLKANETIQQLMEELSSTENRVAFARQAYNDGVMSYNTFREQFPNNIVAGMFAFKETSQLELESPEARQAPKVAF, from the coding sequence ATGGGAACCACTGTCATTGGCCTGATTGTTATTGCCGTCGTCGTTTTCTACCTTGTTTTTATCTATAACCGCCTGGTTTCCCTCAGAAACCAGTTCAAGAACGGTTTTGCACAGATTGACGTGCAGCTCCAGCGCCGCCACGATCTCATCCCCAACCTGGTCGAGGCCGCGAAAGCGTATCTGAGCCATGAGAAATCCACCCTCACTCAGGTCATGGAAGCCCGCAATAATGCGGTGAGCGCCCAGAAAGACGCCGCCCGCGACCCCGGCGATGGCACCAAGATCCAGCGCCTTGGCAGCGCCGAAAACCTGCTGACCAAGGCCCTGGCCAACTTCTACGCGGTGGCGGAAAACTACCCGGACCTCAAGGCCAACGAGACCATCCAGCAACTGATGGAAGAGCTCTCCAGCACCGAGAACCGCGTGGCCTTCGCCCGCCAGGCCTACAACGATGGTGTGATGAGCTACAACACCTTCCGTGAGCAGTTTCCCAACAACATCGTGGCTGGCATGTTTGCCTTCAAGGAAACCTCCCAGCTCGAACTGGAATCCCCTGAGGCCCGCCAGGCACCCAAAGTGGCCTTCTGA
- a CDS encoding M48 family metallopeptidase: MAHPGFFQRQAHARRNTSLLVFLFLTAVALITLAVCLVGYLVTRSESSGLAFHHWLLSSHGLLTAATVVGLIVLGSLLRWVDLAGGGSRVAKMVGARPIDPDTRDADERKLRNIVEEMSIASGVPVPELYVMDQETGINAFVAGYTPGEAVMVVTHGAVTQLTRDELQGVVAHEFSHILNGDMRLNVRLIALLAGILMIGQIGGFLLRASFYRGHRVGRSRDGRAQAAMGIIGVALFVIGYVGVFFGRLIQAAVSRQREMLADASSVQFTRNPEGIAGALFKIGLKGGYLDTTSHASDMNHMCFGESARMKFTSLLASHPPVEERINAIQPGMLARLRSRLRDTEPGTRLYSGAEPAPTAGAAAFAGGQPRTSTSPLASNLSPPTNTRKFSDQVGTVNRRSEDFALQFLERLPATFRNLLYTRAGAIQLCYGLLISELSRQQQAERLGLLPDHPVLGSQPDLLDKLLPALKTIGEGVRFPALELAMPALRKLDPEERELLITNVQKLVAADNRVTLFELALTSFLSRHLGDEAERIVPVRYKSYRPVLPALQRVLSLLARAGTSDQDEAEALYREAMAGFVDGRGDKVPTLEKVTMRQLREALTALNGLSPLLKPAVIDACGYCITRDGRVDVREYELMRLVADQIDCPMPPLSV; this comes from the coding sequence ATGGCTCATCCCGGTTTTTTCCAGCGCCAGGCCCACGCCCGGCGCAACACCAGCCTGCTGGTGTTTCTGTTCCTGACCGCCGTAGCGTTAATTACCCTGGCTGTTTGCCTGGTGGGTTATCTGGTGACCCGCAGCGAAAGCTCGGGGCTCGCCTTTCACCACTGGCTGCTGTCGAGCCACGGACTGCTGACGGCCGCAACGGTGGTTGGCCTTATCGTGCTGGGCTCGTTGCTACGCTGGGTGGACCTTGCCGGGGGCGGCAGCCGGGTTGCCAAAATGGTGGGCGCACGCCCCATCGATCCGGATACCCGTGACGCCGACGAACGCAAGCTGCGCAACATCGTTGAGGAAATGTCCATCGCCAGCGGTGTGCCGGTTCCCGAGCTTTATGTGATGGATCAGGAGACCGGTATCAATGCCTTTGTTGCCGGCTACACTCCCGGCGAGGCAGTGATGGTGGTGACTCACGGGGCGGTTACCCAGCTCACCAGAGACGAGCTTCAGGGCGTCGTGGCCCATGAATTCAGCCACATCCTGAATGGCGACATGCGCCTTAACGTGCGGTTGATTGCGTTGCTGGCCGGAATTCTGATGATCGGGCAGATCGGAGGCTTCCTGTTGAGAGCCTCCTTCTATCGGGGCCACCGGGTGGGTCGATCGAGGGACGGGCGGGCCCAGGCAGCCATGGGAATCATTGGCGTCGCCCTGTTTGTAATCGGTTACGTCGGTGTGTTCTTTGGCCGGCTGATTCAGGCTGCGGTTTCACGGCAACGGGAGATGCTGGCGGATGCCTCTTCGGTCCAGTTTACCCGCAACCCGGAAGGCATTGCCGGCGCCCTGTTCAAGATCGGCCTCAAGGGTGGCTATCTGGACACCACCAGTCACGCAAGCGACATGAATCACATGTGCTTTGGCGAGAGCGCCCGGATGAAATTCACTTCCCTGCTGGCCTCACACCCCCCGGTTGAGGAGCGGATCAATGCCATCCAGCCAGGTATGCTCGCCAGGCTCCGGAGCCGGCTTCGTGACACCGAGCCAGGCACCCGCCTCTATTCCGGCGCTGAGCCAGCCCCTACAGCCGGGGCGGCGGCATTCGCCGGCGGGCAGCCCCGAACTTCCACCTCGCCCCTGGCATCCAATCTCTCGCCGCCCACCAACACACGGAAATTCTCCGATCAGGTGGGCACGGTCAACCGGCGCAGTGAAGACTTCGCCCTGCAGTTCCTCGAGCGGCTTCCGGCCACCTTCCGGAATCTTCTGTACACCCGGGCAGGCGCCATTCAGCTTTGCTACGGGCTGCTGATCAGCGAACTGTCTCGCCAACAGCAAGCCGAGCGGCTTGGCCTCCTGCCTGACCATCCGGTGCTTGGAAGCCAGCCTGACTTGCTCGACAAGTTGCTGCCGGCGCTCAAGACCATCGGTGAGGGCGTGCGGTTTCCGGCCCTTGAGCTGGCGATGCCGGCACTGCGCAAACTGGATCCGGAAGAACGGGAGCTGCTGATCACCAACGTCCAGAAACTGGTGGCCGCGGATAACCGCGTCACCCTGTTCGAACTTGCCCTGACCAGCTTCCTGTCCCGGCACCTGGGCGACGAGGCCGAGCGGATTGTTCCTGTTCGCTACAAGAGCTACCGGCCAGTGCTTCCAGCGCTGCAAAGGGTCCTCAGTCTGCTGGCACGGGCGGGTACTTCAGATCAGGACGAGGCAGAGGCGCTGTATCGGGAGGCGATGGCGGGCTTTGTGGACGGCCGTGGTGACAAGGTGCCGACCCTGGAGAAGGTTACCATGCGCCAGCTTCGGGAGGCGCTCACGGCCCTCAACGGGCTGTCACCGCTACTCAAGCCGGCGGTGATTGATGCCTGTGGCTACTGCATTACCCGGGACGGCCGGGTAGACGTGCGGGAGTATGAGCTGATGCGACTGGTGGCGGACCAGATAGACTGTCCGATGCCGCCACTGTCGGTTTGA
- the gspD gene encoding type II secretion system secretin GspD: protein MYNHKINFLRALVLLVLLPFMSVAHGQQAETWRLNLKDADIRAFVTQVADITGYSFVVDPRVKGKVTVLSSAPMNKDEIYDLFLAVLNVHGFTAIPGEEVIKVVQQVDAKQSAESLSRFEETPSEQLITRVIQIDNANALELVPILRPLVAKYGHLAGVAAANALIISDHSSNIQRIEQIVRELDSPSKYEVEVIQLQEAWVGDMVTLLQELAPDELGRGGGENVARKYSVTADERSNRLILRGDETFRDKMRGLIRQLDQPSATGGTTKVLRLKHADAKNLTEILKGVMGELVKESAGSGGAAGGSRPESNFAVFADEGLNALVVRGEPSLMQEAEQIVAALDVRRAQVMIEAAIVEISDELGQDLGVQVAVGDESGESTPVAGTNFGNVGRSLGEVLSAILTESAITPATGGITIGAGQRDENGISWGILLQALSTSSAANLLSTPSIITLDNQESEITVGQNVPFRTGQYTATGNNATNPFTTIERRDVGLTLKVTPTISADGLVRLVVEQTTESVADSIENASDIVTNKREIKTTVLADDGETIVLGGLTRDDYQVNKSKVPLLGDIPVLGRLFSSESERRVKRNLLVFLRPKILLGKEEAIAATSDKFDQLWEVNLNIREKLGIPSSEEGNPTADTLFEEGTTRAQ from the coding sequence ATGTATAACCACAAGATCAATTTTCTGCGGGCGCTTGTCCTGCTGGTTCTTCTCCCGTTCATGTCCGTGGCCCATGGGCAACAGGCCGAGACCTGGAGACTGAACCTGAAAGACGCCGACATTCGCGCTTTCGTAACCCAGGTGGCTGACATCACCGGCTACAGTTTCGTGGTGGACCCGCGGGTGAAGGGCAAGGTCACGGTGCTCTCCAGTGCGCCGATGAACAAGGATGAGATCTACGATCTGTTTCTGGCGGTTCTGAACGTGCACGGCTTCACGGCCATACCCGGTGAAGAGGTGATCAAAGTGGTCCAGCAGGTGGATGCCAAGCAGTCCGCTGAGTCCCTGAGCCGCTTTGAGGAAACCCCCTCTGAACAACTGATCACCCGGGTGATCCAGATAGATAACGCTAACGCTCTGGAACTGGTGCCCATTTTGCGACCGCTGGTGGCCAAGTACGGTCACCTGGCCGGTGTCGCGGCGGCGAACGCACTCATCATCAGCGACCACTCGTCCAATATCCAGCGCATTGAGCAGATTGTCCGGGAGCTGGACAGCCCGTCGAAATACGAGGTGGAAGTGATCCAGCTGCAGGAGGCCTGGGTGGGCGACATGGTAACCCTGCTTCAGGAGCTGGCACCGGATGAACTGGGCCGTGGCGGTGGGGAGAACGTTGCCCGCAAGTATAGCGTGACCGCCGATGAGCGCAGCAACCGGCTGATTCTCCGGGGCGACGAGACCTTCCGCGACAAGATGCGCGGGCTTATCCGACAGCTGGACCAACCCTCGGCCACCGGTGGTACCACCAAGGTGCTGCGCCTCAAACACGCCGATGCAAAGAACCTGACCGAAATCCTCAAGGGAGTGATGGGCGAACTGGTGAAAGAGAGCGCCGGTTCCGGGGGCGCCGCCGGCGGTTCCAGGCCCGAGAGCAACTTTGCCGTGTTTGCCGACGAAGGCCTGAACGCCCTGGTGGTTCGGGGTGAGCCCTCCCTGATGCAGGAAGCGGAACAGATTGTTGCGGCCCTGGACGTGCGCCGGGCGCAGGTGATGATTGAGGCGGCCATTGTGGAGATCAGCGACGAGCTGGGGCAGGATCTGGGCGTCCAGGTGGCGGTTGGCGACGAGTCCGGGGAGTCGACCCCGGTGGCAGGTACCAACTTCGGCAATGTCGGACGCAGCCTGGGTGAGGTACTCAGCGCGATCCTTACCGAATCTGCCATCACGCCAGCAACGGGCGGCATCACCATTGGCGCCGGTCAGCGGGATGAGAACGGCATCAGCTGGGGCATCCTGCTGCAGGCGCTGTCTACTTCATCTGCAGCCAACCTGCTGTCCACCCCCAGTATCATTACCCTGGATAACCAGGAGTCCGAGATTACTGTGGGTCAGAACGTGCCGTTCCGGACCGGGCAGTACACCGCGACGGGCAACAACGCCACTAACCCCTTCACCACCATCGAGCGCCGGGACGTGGGCCTGACGCTCAAGGTCACACCGACCATCAGTGCCGACGGCCTGGTGCGGCTGGTGGTCGAGCAAACCACGGAGAGCGTGGCTGACAGCATCGAGAACGCCTCGGACATCGTCACCAACAAGCGTGAGATCAAGACTACGGTGCTGGCCGACGATGGCGAAACCATCGTTCTTGGCGGCCTTACGCGGGACGACTACCAGGTTAACAAAAGCAAGGTGCCTCTGCTGGGGGATATCCCCGTGCTCGGGCGCCTGTTCTCTTCCGAGTCGGAACGTCGGGTGAAGCGGAACCTGCTGGTATTCCTGCGCCCGAAGATTCTGCTGGGCAAGGAAGAGGCCATTGCCGCCACCTCAGACAAGTTCGACCAGCTGTGGGAAGTCAATCTGAACATCCGCGAAAAGCTTGGCATTCCTTCGTCTGAGGAGGGCAACCCGACGGCGGACACGCTGTTCGAAGAGGGCACCACCCGGGCTCAGTAA